The Lactuca sativa cultivar Salinas chromosome 2, Lsat_Salinas_v11, whole genome shotgun sequence genome includes the window cgtctagcagtcagaccttcggtagctactcttcgaggtgagtttccttccagtagtaacgggtctaaggcaccaaggccggcccgtatagacgataagttagtatcggagtgtgggtcgagcccgtatctcttggttgggttgattatgatatatgcccgtatgatagaattgtctatACTCGttatctgtgtgatacttgtatgttatggtttagcagctgagtgtgggagaggcccgtatctctttgatagcggagtgtgggcgaggcccatatctcctagataacggagtgtgggcgaggcccatatctcctagataacggagtgtgggcgaggctcgtatctcccagctagcggagtgtgggcgaggcccatatcttcatgagtatgggcgaggcccgtatctcctagttgttcattgtatgtttgtatgacatgaggtattatggggggggggggaactcactaagctttgtgcttacggttttcagttttggtttcaggtacctcttcttcgaaggggaaggagctggcacggtagcggcccatcacacacatgcctcgtattccgcactatgagatctttctggggatttgtactcagacattattatgtttatgaaaatgttttccagacatgtgaTATCTTTCATGAAATATTATGATCGGtgaacgttttattcctaatgctttactaagtatatgttttaaaaatgaaattttctggctcgtatttttgggatgttacaggatGGGTTGGCAATAGATTTTTTGAATCCGAGAGTGAGGAGAAAGTTGGTCAATTCAGTGTACCAAGCAGAAGGTGCTTGCTTAAGGCCATATAGTGACTTCCGTAACCGCCAAATATGGAGTGGGTATTGGGGGTAGACATACCTGGGAGGTTGAACCATATATACCTCTACATGAAGTGTTCCATGCAAAAAGGTGTTGTTGACATCGAGTTAACGTAGAGGCCATTTATTTGGAGAGCGAAATGGAGAGGATTAAGCGTATTGTCACCAGTTTGGTGATAGGGCTAAAGGTATCGAAATAGTCATTGTGATATTGTTGATGGAAACCTTTGGTTACCAGTCTGGATTTATATTTATCTATCGAGCCGTTGGGGTGCCGTTTAACTCTAAAGACCCATTTGCATCCGATTAGAGTTTCAAAAGTACATGGAACAAGCTACCACATTCCATTTTGAAGTAAGGCATTGTACTTGTTGTCCATAACAATGCGCCATTTGGGGTCTTTAAGTGCTTGGATGTGCGTTGTTTGTTCCAGGGAGGATGGGATCGGAAGAAGTGCTGTTAATTcatgtataaagttgataaaaccaaaacaatgaataataagtaatcagtatggtgataaataaaagtggtctatttatattcatagggtttgataccatatttgattcatttattcttgtgtttcactttgcatgttttgactaccataataactaggttattcttccggaatgactaagttattcaaaccatccacagtcggtcatatgttggaagtagatatgaatcaagactgtcatgggttggcttgtagaggtccaagttggtggacaaagttgtgctacaacactcatgagtgctcataagttctgagtattggattcaacccgcgctcatttgagtcacttcatggattttatcacgagtgatcatgagacgataatatcttatattcttcaaacctagagatatgagttgttactatgagttggttgtacatttattgcacgaaaccgcatttgtaacttgatgttataaaacgtgcctttgtgtatgattcaacaagtagtagaacaaaccatatgagtcgaagtttatccattccttttaccttcgggataaaagcgatatatgtgggcccctcgatgatttaatgatgatacatgtgagtgcttggccaagccaggactgatttgatttgttcaatcagtcagtcatcataaatcaaaaatcgggaaacaacaaatgggcagagagaatgattataatccatgtctcagtccatatgatatctagaatggaggaatatatgatcccttatctaatggacaagtcattgacaagattAGAGTTCCGTTAACACGTCAGAGTTcggcagaagcttttgagagctacgattgctaatcaggttttgaagtcatactcaataatagttttagacttatccaagtgggagactattggattaatgtctaagtccataactatatttggtatgtacttgacccgacccggcatggtccatttgggttgcattgcatcgggacaattggatagacaagatgaggaaaaaaaggatactagtgatttatattaatacattataagttctaatatataaatatataatcatattatttaattagtattgatcaagaattaatttataattaattaagtgatcgaaaaaactaattaaatatggactcgtagatatatatgtgtgatgggccaagttcatttaggttgggctaatctccacactatataaatatgtcCTAGGTTgttgaaattggcactagtgtgtgtacacaaaagggcaatgccgatttcactagagagaaccaaagtatccttattctcaaggttatttcAAGTGTccgtggtgttgtgtgaaccatttgaggtgtcacacttggggcactaggcactcaagcttcaagaagacaagttacatcaaaaatgtatgtattctatctagggATGAGCATAACCGGGTACCTGCCTATTTTTGCTGGAACCGGAACCGCCCCGGAACCGGCAGTTCTTAAGTTTTTGgaattggaaccggaaccgcctacACCGGTTCCTAAAAAATTGGAACTGCTCCTGGAACCGTCGGAACCGGTTCCGGGTACCTGActtcttaaatataaattttttcaTTTATAAATTATAGAGTAAATGACATGGATATTAACATttataaacacttcacacaataaAAAACATCGTAGAAAATATTTCCCATCAAGAGAAATTTAACAAGTATAGAtgacaaaaaatgaaaaattacaaACAATAAACATAAAACAGCAACAGGAAAAAACAACACAGCAAAAACAACATAGCCTTGACAAATTACAAACAATAGTGTTACAAAATAAATAATCCtcattaagaataaaaaattagGGAACACTTTTTTCTTCCCAATTGGTTGTTCAGAGATTGTAACTTCTTCCATCTCCTTGAGCTGCATCAATAAAAGAAGAACCATTAATATGCAAAAAAGAAATTATGAATCATAGAGAATATTAAAGCATAGTAGTATTCCAGAACCTGAATGCTTGCAGCAGCAACCATGACAACACAAGTGATTATCTTTCATTTtttctgtttgtttttttatgtaACAGATATAGAAATGCAAGAGATTCAGACAAGTTTCACAAGTGattatctttcattttaatagaaAGCAGTGACAGGTTCAACCTTCTCAaagcttttagtttttttttatgtgGGAATATAGAAATTATGAAGATAGAAATGATGCATTGGAACTAAAATATTTGTACATGAGGTTGTTTACCAGCTCCTAGAAGTGCTAGTTACATCAAATTCGTCTCCTCACCAAATTCGTTATGCTAGCTAACAAGGAACAAAATGAAACAAACCACAACCAACATCAGTGTAAATAAAAGCGGATGACATTAATAAAGAGTTCAGTGGTCTGATTTGTTATGCCAACAAACAGATGAACCAAATCTGAAGCACATTtgattaaacacacacacacacaaatcaaTGTCGCATAGCCCTAGCAGATAGCCAATTATAGATTTAAGTCAAGGTAAAACATAAGCTAATATCAGGACCTGAAACCCTAAATAAAttcaagcaacccatggagcatTGGCTATGCTCTGAAcccaaaaaaaaatattgaattaaattgAGTAAAGAAGAAACTTGAGCAAGAAAGATTTAGGGTCAATACCTGGTTTGCGAAGATAACCTTAAGCACAAGTAACTTGATGAAATTGGCGATTAAAGAAGAGCAATACGCCTCTTGGCAACTATGTAAGATCAACCATAGTTAGCGATATTCACAATGAAAAGGGCAAAATAACGATTCTGCTAGAAATTACCTGATTTAGTGGAAATTATTGGGAGTCAGAGAGATGGCCTGAGCGGGCCACCAAGATCATAGAGATTGAATGATGGAATCAAGCGATGTGAGAGACGAGGGAGAACCTAAGTAGGGATGATCGGAGCGACGTGGTACTCACGATGGTCTACTCCAGCGAATCAATCGACGTGGTCCACTGTCGTCTTCTACCCTTCTTTAATCGATGTGGTATTTTCCTATTTGGGGCAAACTGGTAATGTGAGAGACAGAGAGACGAAGGAGACGAGTGAGTTTCAAGTCCTGGACGATGACTGGTTTGAGAGGGGAGAGAGGAGAGTGACGAGAAGAAGGCGACGCTTTTTTaagaatgaaaatctaaaaccctaAAACGAATTAGGTCTAAGTAACGTAATTAGTATAACCTTGTATTTTTTAAAAGCAAaccaaaatataaaaatttaatatttttttagaaaaatgcaGGTACCCGTCGGTACCGGTTCCGGGTACTCGGcattggaaccggaaccggcgggTATCCATCGGGTATAGGTTTCGTAAAAATGAgaattggaaccggaaccacttaagGCAGTTCCTAAattttaggaaccggaaccggaaccgcctaaaGCAGTTCCGGTCCCGGAACCGGCAGTTCCGAGGCGGTTCCGGTTCTGAAAGCAGGTACCCGCTTCCGCTGCTCATCCCtaattctatctattttattacccaagtatatgatatttgtatgctaatatagggtaatatcttggaaactttatatttgcatgtataatagagaaaacatatatccaaggtatttagggttgtatgtgtactatatgatgttgtagtatactaaaacccaaaagTGTACAACATGAAAGGAGAAAGTAAAGGAGGATAAATAAGGAAAAGATAGTAGTTGTACATAGTTGTGCAATAAACATAAGAAAGTCAAATTATGATTCGAATATCTTTTGTTCCTCCGTAATACTCCTTACCATGTCATTTATGCTGAAGGCCAATGACAGATCGTCTAATTTTGTCTAATTCCATTTAGGATAGGATCCCAAGTAATCATGGAAAAGTACAAAACGATCAAGTAATTTAAAACCAAGTATTTTAGTAAAATACAAAATAGAGTTAAAACAGTTTTATAAAAGCACAAATTTTAATATCTTAGAAAATATTAGTGCTTTAAGTAGATTTCTTTTGTTATAAagtcttttaattttatatttcataGATATTTAATTAGGTGTTATGTTCTAGACTTTATGCAACCTTTCTAATGTATGGTGGTGCACTTTCATGTTGGACGTAGGCAACTCTGAGCATAATGCAACTATTCTAGTGTGCAAAAAATTTCATGTTGAACATACATCTTTCTGGAATGTTGCATACTGCTGGGAGttcatatttttggagtttaatcTCACAAAACACAATAAGATTGTTGGAAAAAGATGAAATTCATGTTTTATTTGCTTCAAAAGGAGTCAAAGCCAAACATTTTTATATTTAACATTCATGAATAactacaaaatataaaaataatgtagAAAACATGAAGAAATGTGCATGTATAATAACGGTGCATCCCTCTTTGTCAGGTTTAGGTATTGTTTATTTGGACGTAAGTAGATACATATTATTGTCTTCTAGATGCATAAGTACTTTGGATTTGAGTCATGCGGCCGTCTTTAAGGTTCGATGGGGAAACTAAAGGCCATTTGGCTCTACTTGGCTTAGGTAAGGCCAACGCTACCCCCCTCCATATTGATTAGGACAGACTCCATGTTTAATCAGGCAATAGGAAAAGAAAGCACTTAGGGTGTGTTTGGTTGTGAAATTTTTTCTAGTTTCCAGAATTTTTTTGTAACGCtctaaaattccaaccaatttaaacatttcaaaaacaacccaacatcctcaagttattacaaaaaggttttcaatacatttattatcagagtattcccagaaccaaATCATAAAACCGAAACatgaggagcgatacgatcacgtctttgccttgccacggtcccctgaagtacctgaaacattaaaccacaactgtaagcccgaaagcttagtgagatacccccaaaataccaaccacatataccatacacataacatatcatatcataacagaacagaacatccatgcacttcgggtctactatgtgactggtccgccgcaacGGGCCTATAGTCcatctggtccaccctccgagtctagtcatatacatcgagtctgcagtgtggttggtccgcccgcaccgggtcttcaacccacctggtccactctctgagtctacaatatgactggtccgcccgcaccgggccttcagtcggcctggtccacccctcgagcctcggcacgtctggtccaccctcgtggggcctacaacctatccggaccgctcgctgggccttcggaatatccggtccgccgtgggtatgttggcctacagcacaaagcaggacccgcctcaacctaacccccgtcaaccaaccatgtgcacataaacatataatcatataacaattcatcactaatcaaccgatctagcagatcacatatatagcacatccctaccaagattccaacctaaccggtcactatcatagcatcatcctataaaccatgattccgaccctaaccaggtctctaacatataccatcctaactaccaggatggaaacataacaaagcaataacataacaaacaactatcCGGATTCCTATCCGATAaaaggccggccttggtgccttagaccttgttgatatagtgaggataacccacctcgcaactgctgactgaaaagataagatcacactgctccaacctccgacacgagttccaccactgatcaataccaaaagactgaactcaataagtaccaatatttaccaaaatacccccggaggtcaactggtcaactcttggtcagagtcaaagtcctcagttaaagtcaaccctcctggctGACTCTACTCGCTGTGTCAGCCcgctgacttgtcgagtccctatactcagaaactcccaatccatgactcaactcgccgagtcgccccaagactcgccgagtccaacaacctCTGAGTCATTTatcgctcaactcaccgagtcgtccctcgactcactgattcacagctcaaccaaaaaggttaagacttcacgaccagactcgccgagtccaaggcaacattcaacatactcgccgagttgttcttccaacttgtcgagttcctgtctatcttcatccaactcgccgagttcacccacgtgactcgctgagtacctctagttcttaattcatacagtggctttccaagccatgcaggggctccaaacctAGATCCACtcccctacaacccatccatcacgtaaagtggcaaactttacgtgaatccaaagagatctaagcataatacactcttgggctaaggtttgggacaaaagaacttcacctACAACTCTTATACAGGAactttatgacatataggaccatcacaagcttagatctgaagtaacaTCCTCatatccaagcttctatctcgaATTGGATCTCATATCAAACCACCATACCTAAATCCATGAAGAAATaacttaaggaaatggttccttacccctgaaatgagcccaaccaactgtagatttctgatctccccaagcttcctgatacaagcctccacCCTTCAAGCTTCAAGCTCCAAATATACTCCTCCAAGCtttaattcactcaacaatggggtctcctcACGAATTAGGATTTTATGGATCTCAAGTGAgcagcaaagaggctgaggggaaaacataaggttccttatatagggtgcaaaccctgaaaatagggtttctcattccagcatcgactcgccgagtccagccgccaacgccgagttggtcactaaaCTCGTGACCaaaatcgcgactcgactcgccgagtctatcctccttaattacaccaagcaccctgaacttgcacttctgaacttagggtgttacatttttttaaaaaaaacgaaaattttaaaaatgcGTTTGGTTTGTTCGGTTTtccaaagaaaatgaaaattttcatttttccaaattatatgtaaattagaaaaatgatttttacagttttctAAATTTGTATAATGGAAAATGAAAACTTCATCGATTCCAACCAAATGTGTTTCCTAATTTTCATTGAAACCTGAAAATGAAAACTCAACTctattttttgaaaacattttttttgaaaaatgaaaaccaATTTTCTACAATGTTTGATTGTGGAAAACTGTTTTCATTTTCTAAGAAATTATTTTCAGAAAATagagtttaatttcattttgaattttcaataaaaattttagaaaacgtgTCTGGTTGGAATTGATGgagttttcattttccatttttgaaatttaaaaaactctggaaaactataaaaatcatttttctaatttacatacaatttagaaaaatgaaaaattttcattttcttggaaacctttgaaaacttaACAAACCAAATACGTtttcaaaatttttgttttttttttgaaaattttttctAAAATACTGAAATTTTTTTCACAACGAAACGCGCCCTAAATGATTTTAAAGACATATCACATCCTTGTCACTATAGTGCATGTTGGATGTGGGTTATTAGTTGGCGATTTGGACGCCTCACTATTGTTCGACACTTTCTTGACATGTATGCATACACAATGTGAACTGCCCGCTTATATGTCAGGACTTGGAGACAAGCTCGACGAACGGTCACGTTAACGTAGGGACTCAACGAGAAATGTAGAGTAGCTTTCACTCATACACATCCCGAATTTGATATCCATGACTATGGACTCTCCATAAGTGCCACCAATAGGACACAAAGTAATGGATAGCAACCACACAACAAAACACATTCACATCCACATTAATGATCTCTTAGCATCACATCTAACTTGATTGTCAATATGTATCATGTACGTACCATCATATTGAATATAGACATTTTCTTTTAACAATTCCTTAGACATTGATATAGTGGGTCTCCATAGCTGTACAAAATATGCTACATATAAGTCGTACATACTTAATAACCTAGGTGGCCAATATCCTATTATCTTTTCAATAAATATTTACTTTCAGGTAAAAATGGATCATTACATCAGAAGTACTACTACTTGAAAAGACAGTTTCTAACATGTAAACATCAATCTTGTCAATATCAACAtttattttgtttctgttttcaAACAAGAAGTGAAATAAAACCAATCATagaatttaacacttttaaagtTTATCCGCAGAACCAGTCATACAATCCTTACAAATATTACCTTTATCTTCTTTTTTTTACTTAACAGATGCCACATTagatttattataaaaatatataataatttattaaGAAAGAGATGACTTGTGTATATATTGATGTTTTAAAGAATAAAAAATGTTGTAGTATATATACTGAGCAAATTTACAGGGACAAAACAGTAATTTTAGACATGCAATTATTAAAAATCAAATCCAAACAGAACGAGATTCGAAAATGATGCAAGTGTGAGTGTGTGACCATAACTGCATGATGAGTGGCATCTGTTTTCTCAAATTCCGTTCGGCTGTTTACCGGCTATCACCGGTAAATGCGTATACGTGGCGCCATTTAAGCTGGAGAATTGTTTTCTGTAGAGATTAAAGAACGATAGCTTCGTTAAGATATCTGGAATACTTTGAAATATGAATTTTTATATGTTGGACTTTTGTAGTCAGTAGTATAATTGTGGATATATACGGCCTACATACTCTCTTTTGAGTCCTAACACTAACACCAAGGTGAGAGAGTGTGTGTAAAAGTGAGGACCACACGAGTGATCAGAAGCTATCAAAAGGGAATCTCTGGCATTAGCGTCGTCACcatcgtcatcgttttcattctCTCGAGAAAAAGAAAACAGAAATACAACTGGAGATTTCGTTCTAGATTGAAGAACTGACGTAAGAGCGGAATCATATGAAGAATGAGGAATGGAAGAAGTTAGTAAGGGATTAGCGAGGTATAGCATTCTGAGTTGGTGTGGTTGTGGTAATGGAGGTTACACAGGCAGGAGTCAGAACTAGAGCTCGAGCTATggcggtggtggcggaggagacgGAGGATAATTCGGGAGCAGTGAAGAGGAGAAAGGTCGGTAATGAGAAATCGAGGTCGCCGTCGTTAACATCTGAACAAACTAAAACTCGGTGTGATATTGATTACGTTAAATCGGCacatgaggaggaggaggatccaAGCGATTCCTTCAATGCCTCCGCGAACCTTAAATCCGGTGGTGTTACTGGATCAATGGAGAAAGTGAAAGTTGCGGATCTGGAGGTAATTAATGTTTGAACACTCTTTTCTATTCTTTATTTGATTCATCTTTACTTCTATCATCATTGTTATTTAATTTTACACAGTTTTAATGGTTTCTCGGTTTCAAATTTGCAGAAGAGTTTTGGAACTGAAACATCCGCCAGACATAAATTAAACGGAAGCGAAAGGTTTTCAATTAATGCCATTTCAATTAGCTCATTTATGTATACATGTTTTAACTCTTTAATTTCTTCTCTCCTCTATCCAAGCGATCTCCTTCTTCTTTTAACTTGATGGCCGGTTCTTTCAGCACACCTAAGAAGGAGCTCAAGGCGGAATCAGGCGAACTGGAATCATGTACAGCAAAGCCGTCACCGGAAATGGTTAATCCTTGCCGTACAGTTTTGTCGCCGGAGAAGATGCCACCTGAAGCGGAACTTGAAGCCTTCTTTGCGGCTGCAGAGGAAGACCTTAACAAACGGTTTAAAGACAAGTGAGTAATTTATTTAGCTTCTTTCATTTCTTGTGTAGGAATCTTCTAAGAAAAACTAACGTATAGTAGCTGATGAATAACATTAATTAACGGTGCTATATATCATTCGCAGGTATAATTACGACATTGTAAATGATATTCCTTTAAAAGGTCGATACGATTGGGTTGAACTAACGCCAGGAAAATGAGGATTAATTAAGATGATCGATGAAGAATAAATTAATGAGCATTTTTGTTTTGATGAATTATTTGAAGCTTTTCTGGCTACCAACAGCAGCTAACCCTAAACGAGGAAGAACGACGCTGTGAAAAAGTATGCCGTAGTGTTGTGTGCTTTTTAAATCGTTGTTATATAATTCATATATAGTAATGATATTCGATTCCACCACTGGTAATTAACTTTGATTTTAATTAATTCTCAAAATTACTTTTTGATTGATTTTAACATGATCAATAGATAGATGATTatagttatgttaagaaaatgaaaatgttTATGGAATGAAAATGGTGGTTTGGTAATTTGGTTGATGCCGGAGCTCGGTGGGAGTTGGAAGGCGTTGGTGAAGAAGGTACAAGCAGCAGAAGAAGAAAACTGACGCCTTGCCGTGTAAGCTACGGACACGTGTTTGAATGCCGGAAAGCATATACTGACTCCCATGTGGATCTTatcgagagggagagagagagagtgtgtgtgtttcTGCAGCCATGTCCAATGTCCAGACCTTCTTTCTTCATCACTAAAGTACAACATGTCATCACAGGTGACTGGGTTAAATTAAAACCCTATAACTAATTAATTCTGTCGAATGAATTTAATCCAAAGTATAATATTGGAATTTAATATTTGAATAAAAGCCTTAACTACCCATAGATTAGGACACATTACTACATTAACAATGGATTCTATCGGATCGATGATTTTGAAAAATTCGTGTTAATATCATAAAATCATCGACGAATTACACATATCTTAACAAAACATTCAAGGTCTTTGTTTTCTTACCAACTAATAGTCTAATACACACTCCACATTTGGTATGTGTATATGTATCGGAACCACC containing:
- the LOC111876716 gene encoding cyclin-dependent kinase inhibitor 7; translation: MEVTQAGVRTRARAMAVVAEETEDNSGAVKRRKVGNEKSRSPSLTSEQTKTRCDIDYVKSAHEEEEDPSDSFNASANLKSGGVTGSMEKVKVADLEKSFGTETSARHKLNGSESTPKKELKAESGELESCTAKPSPEMVNPCRTVLSPEKMPPEAELEAFFAAAEEDLNKRFKDKYNYDIVNDIPLKGRYDWVELTPGK